AATGATCCTGAAACCCGGATCGCCTCGAACACATTGCCTGAGAAAAAAGTCGAACATCCGGTAGCACCACCTGAGGTTTATCAACCGGATAATCATACGGTTATTGCCCGGGCGCTGGATCGCAGCGAACAGTTTGAACAGATCTTGCCGAAAGCCGCTACCGGCCTGGTTCAACCCCCGAAATCGCATCCGTCAGCTTCCGGTGATGTGATTGCCGCCGATGAAATCGCCAAAAATATGACACCACCGCATGCACCATCCGAGCACAATCACTATATCGAAAACCCGCAAACCTTTGTTGTTATCGGCAGCTTTAATGAACTGGCTTTTGCCCGGGAACGGCAAATTTCCCACCTGGCGTTTAATGCCGAAGTGGTCAGTAATCTACATAATGACAAGACAAAATTCCGTGTGGTGGTCGGCCCCTATAATGACCTGGATTCCGAGGAGTCCTTGAACCAGTTGCCCGAGCTGGAAAAATTCTCTCCCTGGCGCATTAATCTATGTGCCAGCTCTATGGCGCCGCCGCCGTGTGAAAGTTCGGTGGTTGCCCGGGTTGATTTTTAAGCCTCTTAACCAGAGCAGTGCCGCGGCCAGAGAAGTGCCGCGGTCGGTTGTTGCAGATAAGAGCGCCGCGGCAGATAAGGAAAACCTATTCTTCTACCAGCTGCTTAAGCCGGTAACTGGCGGTATATTCTTCTTTATTAAGCCGGGTTTTCAGATAAGGTAATATTTCGGCCAGCTGGTCTTTTAGTTGCCAGGGCGGATTAACGATAAACAAACCTGTGCCTGTCATGCCGTATTCTTCCGTGTCCGGGCGCTGGCTAAATTCCACCTGGAGAATGTTTTTTACTCCGCTTGCGCTGAAGGTCTCTTCCATTTCGGTTACTAAAGCGCGTTTTACCACAGGATACCAGAGCATATAGGTGCCGGTGGTGAACTTGTCACAGGCCTTGATAATGGTTTTTACCGCCTTGGGGTAATCTTCCTTTAATTCATAAGGCGGGTCTATCAGCACGACACCGCGCCTGCTTGGCGGTGGCAGTAAAGATAAGACACCCTGGTAGCCGTCACTCTGTTTGATATGGGCCTTGCGCCAGCGCTGGCAAAAATCGTTGAGGTAGCCGATATCCGTAGGGTGCAATTCGAATAAATGGGCGCTGTCCTGGCGTCTTAAAATGGCCTTAGCGATACCGGGAGAGCCGGGATAAAGGCTTAGCTCGCCTTGTGCGCTATCCC
This genomic window from Thalassomonas viridans contains:
- a CDS encoding SPOR domain-containing protein; the protein is MNLHRLLTSICLIVLISGCASLDVLMVSATGISYLVSGKSISDNIVSAVIDEDCAAHRFLLNKEICVPTNKPLDMLNDPETRIASNTLPEKKVEHPVAPPEVYQPDNHTVIARALDRSEQFEQILPKAATGLVQPPKSHPSASGDVIAADEIAKNMTPPHAPSEHNHYIENPQTFVVIGSFNELAFARERQISHLAFNAEVVSNLHNDKTKFRVVVGPYNDLDSEESLNQLPELEKFSPWRINLCASSMAPPPCESSVVARVDF
- a CDS encoding 23S rRNA (adenine(2030)-N(6))-methyltransferase RlmJ — encoded protein: MLSYRHAFHAGNFADVLKHSVLTLVLDYMTRKEKGFSYIDSHSGAGMYQLTDSYAQKTGEYKEGIARLLAADTRQATPAPLQPYLELIENLNRDSAQGELSLYPGSPGIAKAILRRQDSAHLFELHPTDIGYLNDFCQRWRKAHIKQSDGYQGVLSLLPPPSRRGVVLIDPPYELKEDYPKAVKTIIKACDKFTTGTYMLWYPVVKRALVTEMEETFSASGVKNILQVEFSQRPDTEEYGMTGTGLFIVNPPWQLKDQLAEILPYLKTRLNKEEYTASYRLKQLVEE